A window of Streptomyces armeniacus contains these coding sequences:
- a CDS encoding DUF6153 family protein encodes MSRPEPHAHLRPQPKLRAKAGLVLALLAGLLGMHGLAPSPAAALPNTAAAHAPTGAGTHPGTHPRTDAIGSGGAHRTEHDAHRTEGDGAGHRTAPAAHGDRHERVCHDGGQGHSPHGRHTDQHCASATVPGSPPLTGALAPSVRSSALPVPPPLSPESYAPVGGRAPPTLAELQLLRI; translated from the coding sequence GTGAGCCGACCCGAGCCCCACGCGCATCTGCGTCCGCAGCCGAAGCTGCGGGCGAAGGCCGGGCTCGTACTGGCGCTGCTCGCCGGGCTGCTCGGGATGCACGGCCTGGCGCCGTCGCCCGCCGCCGCGCTGCCGAATACGGCGGCGGCACACGCCCCTACGGGCGCCGGCACACACCCCGGCACTCACCCCCGTACGGATGCCATCGGCTCGGGCGGCGCGCACCGTACGGAGCACGACGCGCACCGTACGGAAGGCGACGGCGCGGGCCACCGTACGGCGCCCGCCGCGCACGGCGACCGGCACGAACGCGTCTGCCACGACGGCGGCCAGGGCCACTCCCCGCACGGCAGGCACACGGACCAGCACTGCGCGTCCGCGACCGTACCCGGCTCGCCGCCGCTCACGGGCGCGCTGGCGCCGTCCGTACGGTCGTCGGCCCTCCCCGTACCGCCGCCGCTCTCGCCCGAGTCGTACGCCCCGGTGGGCGGGCGCGCCCCGCCCACTCTCGCGGAACTCCAACTCCTGCGGATCTAG
- a CDS encoding FAD-binding oxidoreductase has protein sequence MNSTHPLARQVRGPVLAPADDGYAAETAAFQAGLEQRPDLVVGALDADDVRAAVRHAAARGMPVRVQATGHGVPAASEGGLLINTRRMDGVRVDPAARTVRVQAGARWEQVIAAAAPHGLAPLNGSAPHSGVVGYTLGGGLGLLARQFGYAADHVRALDLVTADGEPRHVTAREEPELFWALRGGRSGFGAVTGLEVGLVPVPRLYGGTLAFDGALLADVLRAYRDWTAGGLPDELTSSVMAIVYPDIPALPEPLRGRHVVQVRVAYTGDAAEGERLVEPLRTVGPRITEKLGDMPYTESPTIHADPTDPHPYTGTNMLLSDLDLAAVTEFAEQGGPGAEFFSVVQLQQLGGALARPPRDGNAVGHRDARYSLSVLSVAAQPEEAAARAFHGRLEEPLKPWAVGRFLNFLFGAVDPGRLREAYEPETWRRLEELREAYDPSGLFRTEAATGS, from the coding sequence ATGAACAGCACCCACCCACTGGCCCGGCAAGTACGGGGCCCCGTCCTGGCCCCCGCCGACGACGGCTACGCCGCCGAGACCGCCGCCTTCCAGGCCGGTCTGGAGCAGCGCCCGGACCTCGTCGTGGGCGCGCTGGACGCCGACGACGTACGGGCCGCGGTGCGGCACGCCGCCGCCCGGGGCATGCCCGTACGGGTGCAGGCGACCGGCCACGGTGTGCCCGCCGCGAGCGAGGGCGGGCTGCTGATCAACACCCGCCGCATGGACGGCGTACGCGTCGACCCGGCCGCCCGCACCGTACGGGTGCAGGCCGGCGCGCGCTGGGAGCAGGTCATCGCGGCGGCCGCGCCGCACGGGCTCGCGCCGCTGAACGGCAGCGCGCCGCACAGCGGCGTCGTCGGCTACACGCTGGGCGGCGGACTGGGCCTGCTGGCGCGGCAGTTCGGGTACGCGGCGGACCACGTGCGGGCCCTCGACCTGGTCACGGCGGACGGGGAGCCGCGGCACGTCACGGCGCGGGAGGAGCCGGAGCTGTTCTGGGCGCTGCGCGGCGGACGTTCCGGGTTCGGCGCGGTGACCGGTCTGGAGGTCGGTCTCGTGCCGGTCCCCCGGCTCTACGGCGGCACGCTGGCCTTCGACGGCGCGCTACTCGCCGACGTGCTGCGCGCGTACCGCGACTGGACGGCGGGCGGCCTGCCCGACGAGCTGACCTCGTCCGTGATGGCCATCGTCTACCCGGACATCCCGGCCCTCCCGGAGCCGCTGCGCGGGCGCCACGTCGTCCAGGTACGCGTCGCGTACACGGGGGACGCGGCCGAGGGCGAACGGCTGGTGGAGCCGCTGCGTACGGTCGGCCCGCGCATCACCGAGAAGCTCGGCGACATGCCGTACACCGAGAGCCCCACGATCCACGCCGACCCGACGGACCCGCACCCGTACACGGGCACGAACATGCTGCTGAGCGACCTCGACCTGGCGGCGGTGACGGAATTCGCCGAACAGGGCGGCCCCGGCGCGGAGTTCTTCAGCGTGGTGCAGCTGCAGCAGCTCGGGGGCGCGCTCGCGCGTCCGCCGCGGGACGGCAACGCGGTGGGGCACCGGGACGCGCGGTACTCGCTGAGCGTCCTGTCGGTGGCGGCGCAGCCGGAGGAGGCCGCGGCCCGCGCGTTCCACGGGCGGCTGGAGGAGCCGCTGAAGCCGTGGGCGGTCGGCCGGTTCCTGAACTTCCTGTTCGGGGCGGTCGACCCGGGCCGGCTGCGCGAGGCGTACGAGCCGGAGACGTGGCGGCGGCTGGAGGAGCTGCGGGAGGCGTACGACCCGTCGGGGCTGTTCCGTACGGAGGCGGCGACGGGCAGCTGA
- a CDS encoding glycoside hydrolase family 16 protein: protein MSSIFQRQLNHARRRPRTTAALAVGMAAVLSWTTVNTGMASEDKPAAPSSAQAKADAKAGTKAVTFEDNFDGAAGSAVDGSKWQIETGDNVNNHERQWYTGGSDNAALDGNGNLVITARKENPGNYQCWYGPCEYTSARLNTSGKFTQQYGHVEARMKVPRGQGMWPAFWMLGNDMGDVGWPNCGEIDVMENVGKEPGTVHGTLHGPDYSGDAAIGASYSLPNGEEFADDFHTFAIDWAPDKVTWSVDGNVYQTRTPADLGGKNWVFNKEFFLILNLAVGGYWPGDPDDSTQFPQELVVDYVRVSTSD from the coding sequence GTGAGTTCCATCTTCCAAAGGCAGCTGAACCACGCGAGACGACGCCCTCGTACGACCGCGGCCCTGGCCGTCGGCATGGCGGCGGTCCTGAGCTGGACGACCGTGAACACCGGCATGGCCTCCGAGGACAAGCCCGCCGCCCCGAGCTCCGCCCAGGCCAAGGCTGATGCCAAGGCCGGCACCAAGGCCGTCACCTTCGAGGACAACTTCGACGGCGCCGCGGGATCGGCGGTCGACGGCAGCAAGTGGCAGATCGAGACCGGCGACAACGTCAACAACCACGAACGCCAGTGGTACACCGGCGGGAGCGACAACGCCGCGCTCGACGGCAACGGCAACCTGGTGATCACCGCCCGCAAGGAGAACCCGGGCAACTACCAGTGCTGGTACGGCCCCTGCGAGTACACCTCGGCACGGCTGAACACCTCCGGCAAGTTCACCCAGCAGTACGGGCACGTCGAGGCCCGCATGAAGGTGCCGCGGGGCCAGGGCATGTGGCCCGCGTTCTGGATGCTCGGCAACGACATGGGTGACGTCGGCTGGCCCAACTGCGGCGAGATCGACGTCATGGAGAACGTCGGCAAGGAGCCCGGCACCGTGCACGGCACGCTGCACGGCCCCGACTACTCGGGCGACGCCGCGATCGGCGCCTCGTACTCGCTGCCGAACGGCGAGGAGTTCGCCGACGACTTCCACACCTTCGCCATCGACTGGGCACCGGACAAGGTCACGTGGTCGGTGGACGGGAACGTCTACCAGACACGTACGCCGGCCGACCTCGGCGGCAAGAACTGGGTGTTCAACAAGGAGTTCTTCCTCATCCTCAACCTGGCGGTCGGCGGCTACTGGCCCGGCGACCCCGACGACAGCACGCAGTTCCCGCAGGAACTCGTCGTGGACTACGTCCGCGTGAGCACCTCCGACTAG
- a CDS encoding PP2C family protein-serine/threonine phosphatase, which translates to MKEYPGSEDASPAVNGADQARRTLPHPYARWIPAALIAAGVIVDLSLPPDYTPTALFAAAPLVAAPLLSAVGTAACGIAALASLLLVLYFVGGPTWGDEVMTVATMATVVVLAIGINRLVRRSNRQLASARGIAEAAQLAVLPVPPARIGGLDIAARYEAAQSDARIGGDLYAVQETPYGVRLIVGDVRGKGLGSVEAVAIVIGAFRESAEEEPTLEGVALRLERALQREGGRRRGLDQFEGFTTAALAEVPAADPGRLRIVNRGHPAPLLFFEGTPRYLEPSVSALPLGMSELGWWPDRAYEAYLPPGAQLLLYTDGLSESRDQHGTFYDPVRRLSGHRFTGPEALLDTLVADVRKHAGGGNTDDMALLALGRRSDGAREAKPPGARPPGVWGGPEHGPNGR; encoded by the coding sequence GTGAAGGAGTATCCGGGCAGCGAAGACGCCTCCCCTGCCGTCAACGGCGCCGACCAGGCCCGTCGTACCCTTCCGCACCCGTACGCGCGCTGGATTCCGGCCGCGCTGATCGCCGCCGGCGTGATCGTCGACCTGTCGCTGCCGCCGGACTACACGCCCACCGCCCTGTTCGCCGCCGCCCCGCTGGTCGCCGCTCCGCTGCTGTCCGCGGTGGGCACGGCCGCCTGCGGCATCGCCGCGCTGGCCTCCCTGCTCCTGGTGCTGTACTTCGTCGGCGGGCCCACCTGGGGCGACGAGGTGATGACGGTGGCGACCATGGCCACCGTGGTCGTCCTCGCCATCGGCATCAACCGCCTCGTCCGCCGCAGCAACCGGCAGCTGGCCTCCGCCCGCGGCATCGCCGAGGCCGCCCAGCTCGCCGTGCTGCCCGTGCCTCCGGCGCGTATCGGCGGCCTCGACATCGCCGCGCGCTACGAGGCGGCGCAGTCCGACGCCCGTATCGGCGGCGACCTCTACGCGGTGCAGGAGACGCCGTACGGCGTGCGGCTCATCGTCGGCGACGTACGCGGCAAGGGCCTCGGGTCGGTGGAGGCCGTCGCGATCGTCATCGGTGCGTTCCGCGAGTCCGCCGAGGAGGAGCCGACCCTGGAGGGCGTCGCGCTCCGGCTGGAGCGGGCGCTGCAACGGGAGGGCGGCAGGCGCCGCGGGCTGGACCAGTTCGAGGGGTTCACCACCGCCGCGCTCGCCGAGGTGCCGGCCGCGGATCCGGGGCGGCTGCGGATCGTCAACCGCGGCCACCCCGCGCCGCTTCTCTTCTTCGAGGGCACCCCGCGTTATCTGGAGCCGTCCGTGTCCGCGCTGCCGCTCGGCATGAGCGAGCTCGGCTGGTGGCCGGACCGCGCGTACGAGGCGTACCTGCCGCCCGGCGCCCAACTCCTCCTCTACACCGACGGGCTGTCCGAGTCCCGCGACCAGCACGGCACGTTCTACGACCCGGTCAGGCGGCTGTCCGGGCACCGCTTCACGGGTCCGGAGGCGCTGCTGGACACGCTCGTCGCGGACGTACGGAAGCACGCGGGCGGCGGGAACACGGACGACATGGCGCTGCTGGCGCTGGGGCGGCGCTCGGACGGGGCGCGGGAGGCGAAGCCGCCGGGGGCGCGGCCGCCGGGGGTGTGGGGC